One genomic window of Aethina tumida isolate Nest 87 chromosome 3, icAetTumi1.1, whole genome shotgun sequence includes the following:
- the LOC109605537 gene encoding dmX-like protein 2 isoform X3, with product MNLHQIVSGACNAGDKCFAVGSVEGVPFTAYAAGCNIVILASTFERVQIIPGAVHDYIRISSVDCSSDTGKIAAAYDNTVCIYEPTPLIHNNSTHGLDYRWVQTGTLKTDSPIRALSWNLEGTRLLTAGTHVQLWHLKTQVEDEEPAVTFTLGGENTDQDLGDEPDKPQEQEQTQWQCVWKANTAIPVQHLAFSPDGTLFATCGENDRLVKIWYENKHFIFTSKSHDGAVDLEYGFVYIAHPRAVTHLSWRTTSKYMPKGSVSNMLVTSCKDNICRLWVETVLPEDGLVNLSQLDPQAHHPKFRTHRHKHRFMQRLKHMKRHAKNQAQGFAGPSPPIPTLPSTYSVHDFHSYGYHGTGVTPGLHFHLAASVNAETDIPLVPSISYCNPKPAFVLHWLDNKEMQFNLQAELFLEEFARPVVENPESEDEPLMESSSGTDGVDARIENFLRDWHHSPDLLFSIHPVDGSFLIWVVEWLDEYHPGSFRQAQVSFSTRIPSAFPLGDSMSMSTTVSLYSTTPLLKHLVKDVINRDICNREPCNLASVKEEDETKSEQEQPHQEEQNDTSPAVSLVTKHDNGTLNLWQITFADKSKFSQVLSIGHRSRASGHRFRVNDITCHPVLPLLLTTSHHNIVDQNKCQSQTGFCSELILWKVDAVGPLSKSGGICELARISSPEPSAFSNVAWIPTLLPSTTLGNLSNSPSACFVASDGQCLRVYQAVIDARTLLADLSFKENRRNDDNESESDLSSINQESLLENINIVSQQSTSRPGCIIQLETISEAIQWQNTTFLHVYQEQLITGNRSSPINISGHDAMVDLQQQAIFEEPFYIVLLDCTEQNTIIHMWKLVIASSDSELALTGSQMYVPDCMLVQDQEDLSRKNSMESLHIKQAKVSPHINIGVTREVKQILPIPDGVEIVHAAPAAGHLSSASIYPACLAPYCFATACSDGIIRFWTVSTNTTQIKSLSHLLLEEDGEIVNKGKVWTEWNMVKESAIEIEGQVLNISVAYSGRLACAYKYGKSFTRPNKNDHDSRYINLCVAIYECESTGGTEWILEDIIHLKNIHLPRIDIGRHLDLSYLYDSKTLKKKQRINEVLHTFSGDDRQTSLATEPNIKPTLLAVPSFTTLQSLRKSISEMGNICPLTQKHIVQLDWVSNEDGSHILTVACGSKIMLYTPLSTDLAQANVKAMKESMNNARPILRKASSLAQPMFVDDFKWMTLRKIELQTADGLPALPMQISWVRDGILVVGMDSEMHVYTQWKPQNQSIQQVDVTEHDGRRDMDFRTLTQENQRKLAAIPTLGRISSVNLQILDRKRTKEANIDYMPDYGLFEASRIACPVLPQYHPKQLMELLNSGKIRWVKAILTHLVKCIGGNQEQLEDMQGWARARTLSVSYPAGSPEHRASIGEIALDYDEINNIPPLPLWTLLAADKEQSASQEEKKDYNELFDNNITMEESLDTLLEDQEVSRLERRPSERNIGLTHFTPKQGRLLSRLLTHMHLPGLSSLDQMHLLALADTVSTCNIDLAERFAIDAAKSAMAKENLIGQGEQVITDSLDDCGLRFLLAMKHYSYLLRCLPLAQRSQFQKNGVGMNNLAWAYHSESQEELLNLIPSYAKGEPTWTQLRELGVGWWIRNQNLLRQCVQVLAKAAYQSKQDPMDAALYYLAMNKKNLLWGLYRSKRDERMTEFFSHNFAEDRWRKAALKNAYALLGKQRFEHAAAFFLLAGNLKDAVEICLNRLQDFQLAIIIVRLYEGDEDYLKKLLYEHILGCDPNGENQDMTRAHPDPFLRSMALWTLKQHQAALSTLLIGNAGTQHPAHEEEARETKEADPNVFNFYVYLRTHPLLVRQHLANYGKRKVWLPGGKQVVVEDSITPLERQLYFATAHGHFRAGCPALALEVLSKLPYVVSEKNNTPVVSPKELKKGEDVKEEISTGILSWDQPKEPEKATDFDWGTTTTDFRVKTDDFELKWSDDEGEKSDSSEDGLKMKIGGNDKEEEEVIEEDEEDAEEKVDIMAQQLKFVACLKILMEELSTLATGFEVDGISGSRFKFGSNLLQQQYSNQQVACGQLRYQLYIWLEKEVEALRELCNYVTTEATEPSDLEQSPEPESTEVSNAKPTLHEILIQEKLDFEAKVQRAAKRKRWLRANETLLRTLLSYCSLHGATGGLASVRMELVLLLQELQQEKTNQQLLSPLPFPTSLPLLAASVASCKTVVADPIRYLQCLTQDMLQTMVELPQPSTSQSQLIVLRDLAVALSACIYQSLCDSDTFKSNLQDSQELCSTHLVGRRRRMSVSEGQQIITLPQKWPGVTSLRSLLAREKDEDTPRLTVMLCEAFTATYLALLLYGLATCDCVILFHVTGHAFNQEVWGKLFGGGIKKLLRTASLSGGNTNVPLNPPSGTPTEETSGPTQWLNKQRVKLNTKLLGHQPSLMKEDKPTYREQFVPPEMSILAFLLQKPEGGTYCDEVESENEDSEDEDVFDVPTTTKTVNNEHSDPNSYSWLVLKLATVKMVQTRIHDFLAVASLELSELPVASPLIHIALRKLSLWQDNLRRELDCRQAPPEYIPGCFVENTTTGPAIQKYRQLLEPHNTPFTNKSSASSARFLWTYLVHQEPVQDIFIRAVFGKRRSLSVIDEVIPHPEPAIEPVRIIHKEQDSIAAFSLNQVNNGQIVVATPRELQEMEISLLLELPAWLEDECELDILNLNKEVLDPTVPPFLVIQSTGDKEKTTQPGSPQSGIAGQSGRGTSVMKGLSFPGCHDANFVHLVLLRSAHMLRPILKHKVDGVRRITSHPLLPLYLTGGTDGSVHLYEWGHEHPVAIPRPPGTYAKVTRVRFSQHGNKFGVADSDGNLSLFQVGLSANATRPFFTSLFQTLQCHNKGISDFVFLGSCSLLATAGHSSESKNVCIWDSILPHGKALVVAFTCHDQGSSSLVFAPQHQVLISAGKKGDVCLIDVRALSIRHKFQAHESAVKCIAIDPHEDYFATGSADGDIKIWGVTVPSVLLALPAEHSKSSFFKNIGSGVTQLHIDSHGRLFSCGADGSMKVRQLPDRETLLNHHSK from the exons ATGAATTTGCATCAAATAGTCAGCGGTGCCTGCAACGCTGGCGACAAATGCTTCGCAGTTGGATCCGTGGAAGGTGTACCGTTCACA GCGTACGCCGCAGGATGCAACATCGTAATATTGGCGTCCACGTTCGAAAGGGTGCAGATTATCCCTGGAGCAGTGCACGATTACATTCGTATTAGTTCAGTGGATTGTTCCAGTGATACAGGCAAGATTGCTGCTGCTTACGATAATACCGTGTGTATTTATGAGCCCACACCTCTAATTCACAATAATTCAACACAT GGTCTGGACTACAGATGGGTTCAAACAGGCACCCTGAAAACCGACTCCCCAATTCGTGCCCTGAGCTGGAACTTGGAGGGCACCCGTCTGCTGACCGCCGGCACCCACGTCCAACTGTGGCACCTGAAGACGCAGGTCGAAGACGAGGAACCGGCTGTCACATTCACTTTAGGTGGAGAGAACACCGACCAGGACTTGGGTGACGAACCAGACAAACCACAAG AACAAGAACAAACTCAGTGGCAATGTGTGTGGAAAGCTAACACTGCTATTCCTGTGCAACACTTGGCGTTCAGTCCTGATGGCACACTCTTTGCGACCTGTGGTGAGAATGATAGGTTGGTCAAAATCTGGTACGAGAACAAACACT ttatatttacgTCAAAAAGCCACGATGGGGCTGTCGATTTGGAGTATGGATTCGTTTATATTGCTCACCCCAGAGCTGTCACACATTTATCATGGAGAACAACTAGTAAATATATGCCAAA GGGGTCAGTCTCAAACATGCTGGTGACGTCCTGCAAGGACAACATATGTCGCCTGTGGGTGGAGACGGTGTTGCCGGAAGACGGACTGGTGAACCTGTCGCAGCTCGATCCGCAGGCCCACCACCCGAAATTCCGGACCCACCGTCACAAGCACCGGTTCATGCAGCGGCTGAAGCACATGAA AAGACACGCGAAGAACCAGGCCCAAGGTTTTGCGGGTCCCTCGCCGCCCATTCCCACTTTACCATCCACTTATAGTGTGCATGATTTTCATTCTTATGGCTACCATGGAACCG gaGTTACACCAGGACTCCACTTTCACTTGGCGGCGTCGGTGAATGCCGAAACTGACATACCCCTGGTGCCAAGCATCAGCTACTGCAACCCTAAGCCAGCTTTCGTCCTTCACTGGTTGGACAACAAAGAAATGCAGTTTAACTTACAAGCCGAACTGTTTTTGGAAGAATTTGCGAG GCCCGTGGTCGAAAATCCCGAGTCGGAAGATGAGCCACTGATGGAATCATCCAGTGGTACAGACGGCGTGGACGcaagaattgaaaatttcctCAGAGATTGGCACCACAGTCCCGATTTACTCTTCAGTATTCACCCAGTTGATGGAAGCTTCTTAATTTG GGTGGTTGAATGGTTAGACGAATACCATCCAGGTTCTTTCAGACAAGCCCAGGTTTCATTCTCGACTCGCATTCCTTCCGCGTTCCCCCTGGGCGACTCCATGAGCATGTCGACCACTGTGAGTCTTTACAGTACCACACCTTTACTCAAACATCTGGTCAAAGATGTAATTAACAGAGATATCTGCAATCGAGAACCGTGCAATTTAGCCAGCGTTAAAGAGGAGGACGAGACCAAGTCCGAACAGGAGCAGCCTCATCAGGAGGAGCAGAACGACACGTCGCCGGCCGTTTCTTTGGTCACCAAACACGATAACGGCACGTTGAACTTGTGGCAGATCACGTTCGCGGACAAGAGCAAGTTCAGTCAGGTGCTGAGCATCGGACACAGGAGCAGAGCTTCTGGCCACAGGTTCAGAGTCAACGACATCACGTGCCATCCAGTTTTGCCCTTGTTGCTCACCACCAGCCACCACAACATCGTCGACCAGAACAAGTGCCAAAGCCAAACA GGCTTTTGCAGCGAGTTAATCCTGTGGAAGGTAGACGCAGTGGGTCCCTTGTCGAAGTCTGGTGGCATATGCGAGTTGGCTAGGATTAGCTCTCCTGAACCTTCAGCTTTCAGCAACGTGGCTTGGATACCGACGCTTCTCCCTTCAACGACCCTTGGCAACCTGTCGAATTCCCCCAGTGCTTGCTTCGTCGCCTCAGACGGGCAATGCCTCAGAGTTTACCAGGCTGTAATAGACGCCAGGACGCTGCTGGCGGACTTGTCCTTTAAAGAGAACAGAAGGAACGACGACAACGAGAGTGAGTCCGACTTGTCTTCAATCAATCAGGAAAGTCTTCTGGAGAACATCAACATTGTTTCCCAGCAAAGCACCTCCAGGCCGGGGTGTATAATACAACTAGAGACTATTTCCGAGGCGATTCAATGGCAGAACACCACCTTCCTTCACGTGTATCAGGAACAATTAATCACCGGTAACCGTAGTTCCCCCATTAACATAAGTGGGCACGATGCCATGGTGGATTTACAACAACAGGCGATATTTGAGGAGCCTTTCTATATAGTTCTGTTAGATTGCACTGAGCAGAACACAATAATACACATGTGGAAGCTGGTCATTGCTTCATCAGATTCGGAGCTGGCTCTGACTGGAAGTCAGATGTACGTCCCAGATTGCATGTTGGTTCAGGACCAGGAAGACTTGTCAAGGAAAAATAGTATGGAGTCGTTGCACATTAAACAGGCTAAAGTCAGCCCCCACATTAATATTGGAGTGACCAGAGAAGTGAAACAG attttaccCATTCCGGATGGCGTTGAAATTGTGCACGCAGCCCCAGCCGCCGGTCACCTAAGCTCAGCTTCAATCTACCCGGCATGTTTGGCGCCGTATTGTTTCGCCACCGCCTGCAGCGACGGCATAATCCGCTTCTGGACCGTATCCACGAACACCACCCAGATCAAGTCCTTAAGTCACTTGCTGTTGGAGGAAGACGGCGAGATTGTGAACAAAGGGAAAGTATGGACCGAATGGAACATGGTCAAGGAGTCGGCCATAGAAATCGAGGGCCAAGTGCTGAATATAAGCGTCGCCTACTCTGGCAGACTTGCCTGTGCTTATAAATACGGCAAGAGTTTCACCAGACCGAATAAAAACGATCACGATTCCAGGTACATAAATTTGTGCGTGGCTATTTACGAGTGCGAGTCGACCGGGGGCACCGAATGGATCTTGGAAGATATTATACACTTGAAGAACATCCATTTGCCTCGCATAGATATTGGACGTCACTTAGACTTGAGTTACTTGTACGACTCCAAGACGTTGAAGAAGAAGCAAAGGATCAACGAGGTGCTGCACACCTTCTCTGGGGATGACAGACAAACTAGTCTTGCAACTGAGCCCAACATTAAACCCACACTTTTAGCCGTGCCCAGCTTCACCACCTTACAGTCGTTGAGGAAGTCCATTTCGGAAATGGGCAACATCTGTCCTTTAACACAGAAACATATAGTCCAACTTGATTGGGTGTCCAACGAGGACGGGTCCCACATCTTAACCGTGGCATGTGGAAGCAAAATTATGCTCTACACTCCCCTATCCACGGATTTGGCCCAAGCCAACGTTAAGGCCATGAAAGAGTCGATGAACAACGCAAGACCCATCTTGAGAAAAGCCAGTTCCTTGGCCCAACCCATGTTCGTGGACGACTTCAAGTGGATGACTCTAAGAAAGATTGAGCTCCAAACAGCCGACGGCCTCCCAGCCCTACCAATGCAAATCAGCTGGGTAAGAGACGGCATCCTCGTCGTCGGTATGGACTCGGAAATGCACGTGTACACCCAGTGGAAGCCGCAGAACCAATCGATTCAACAGGTGGACGTCACCGAACACGACGGCAGACGAGACATGGACTTCAGGACGCTGACGCAAGAAAACCAAAGGAAACTGGCCGCCATTCCCACCTTGGGAAGGATCAGCTCCGTGAACCTTCAAATTTTAGACAGGAAGCGAACGAAGGAGGCCAACATTGATTACATGCCCGATTATGGACTTTTTGAAGCTTCCAGGATCGCCTGCCCGGTCCTGCCTCAGTACCACCCCAAACAACTGATGGAGCTGTTGAATTCGGGCAAGATACGTTGGGTCAAAGCCATTTTAACTCACTTGGTTAAGTGCATTGGAGGTAATCAAGAACAGTTGGAGGATATGCAAGGTTGGGCAAGGGCAAGAACTTTGTCCGTTAGTTACCCGGCCGGTAGCCCAGAACATAGAGCCAGCATTGGAGAAATCGCCCTAGACTACGACGAGATTAATAACATTCCTCCACTTCCACTTTGGACCCTCCTGGCTGCCGACAAAGAGCAGTCAGCCTCGCAGGAAGAGAAGAAGGACTACAACGAGCTGTTCGACAACAACATCACCATGGAGGAGTCCTTGGACACTTTATTAGAAGACCAAGAAGTGAGCAGATTGGAAAGACGTCCGTCAGAGCGAAACATCGGCCTGACCCACTTCACCCCCAAGCAGGGCAGACTCCTTTCCAGATTGTTGACGCACATGCACTTGCCAGGACTTTCCAGTTTGGACCAGATGCACTTGTTGGCCCTCGCTGACACCGTGTCCACCTGCAACATAGACCTGGCCGAAAGGTTCGCCATTGACGCCGCCAAGTCGGCCATGGCCAAGGAGAACCTCATCGGACAAGGCGAGCAGGTCATCACGGACAGTTTGGACGATTGCGGCCTCAGGTTCCTCCTCGCTATGAAACACTACAGCTATCTGCTTAG ATGTTTGCCATTAGCGCAAAGGTCGCAATTCCAAAAGAACGGCGTCGGCATGAACAACCTGGCCTGGGCCTACCACTCGGAAAGTCAGGAGGAGCTGCTAAATCTAATCCCCAGCTACGCCAAAGGCGAACCGACGTGGACGCAGCTGCGTGAGCTGGGCGTCGGCTGGTGGATCCGGAATCAAAACCTGCTCAGGCAGTGCGTGCAAGTGCTGGCGAAGGCCGCCTACCAATCCAAACAAGACCCAATGGACGCCGCCCTGTACTACCTGGCGATGAACAAGAAGAACTTGCTGTGGGGCTTGTACAGGTCGAAGCGTGACGAACGCATGACGGAGTTCTTCTCGCACAACTTCGCTGAGGACCGTTGGAGGAAGGCGGCCCTGAAGAACGCTTACGCCCTTCTGGGTAAGCAGAGGTTCGAACACGCCGCCGCCTTCTTCCTTCTGGCTGGTAACCTTAAAGACGCGGTGGAAATTTGCCTGAACAGGCTGCAGGACTTCCAGCTGGCTATTATAATCGTGCGTCTGTATGAAGGTGACGAAGACTACCTTAAGAAGCTGCTCTACGAACACATATTGGGTTGTGACCCGAACGGCGAGAACCAAGACATGACCAGAGCTCATCCAGATCCGTTTCTGCGCTCCATGGCTTTGTGGACGCTGAAGCAGCACCAGGCGGCGCTCAGCACGCTTCTGATAGGCAACGCCGGCACCCAACATCCGGCCCACGAGGAAGAGGCTAGGGAAACCAAGGAGGCGGACCccaatgttttcaatttctacGTCTATCTGCGCACGCACCCGCTGCTAGTGCGGCAACACTTGGCCAACTACGGGAAGAGGAAGGTGTGGCTACCCGGTGGTAAGCAGGTGGTCGTTGAGGACTCCATAACTCCCCTAGAGAGGCAGTTGTACTTTGCTACGGCCCACGGCCACTTCAGGGCCGGTTGTCCGGCTTTGGCTTTGGAGGTCTTGTCCAAGTTGCCCTACGTTGTTTCGGAGAAGAACAACACACCAG TGGTTTCCCCCAAAGAACTGAAGAAAGGCGAGGACGTTAAAGAAGAAATATCAACTGGGATATTGTCGTGGGATCAGCCGAAGGAGCCCGAAAAGGCGACCGACTTTGATTGGGGCACCACCACCACCGACTTCAGAGTTAAAACCGACGACTTTGAATTGAAGTGGAGTGACGACGAGGGCGAGAAATCGGACAGTTCCGAAGACGgactgaaaatgaaaattggtgGCAACGACAAAGAGGAGGAGGAAGTCATCGAAGAGGACGAAGAAGATGCGGAGGAAAAAGTCGATATAATGGCACAACAATTGAAATTCGTCGCTTGTCTTAAGATTTTAATGGAAGAACTGTCGACGTTGGCTACAGGCTTTGAAGTTGATG GAATTTCAGGCTCACGGTTCAAATTTGGTTCCAATCTGCTTCAACAACAGTACAGTAATCAACAAGTAGCAT GTGGCCAGCTACGCTACCAACTCTACATCTGGCTGGAGAAAGAAGTGGAGGCCTTAAGAGAACTATGCAACTACGTCACAACCGAGGCGACCGAACCGTCCGACCTGGAGCAAAGCCCGGAGCCGGAGAGCACGGAAGTGAGCAACGCCAAGCCCACCCtgcatgaaattttaatacaagaaaagTTGGACTTCGAGGCTAAGGTCCAAAGGGCGGCCAAAAGGAAACGATGGCTCAGAGCGAACGAAACGCTGCTGAGGACGTTGCTGAGCTACTGTTCGTTACACGGAGCCACTGGCGGCCTGGCTTCGGTCAGGATGGAGCTGGTGTTGCTGCTGCAGGAGTTGCAGCAGGAGAAAACGAATCAGCAGTTACTCAGCCCCTTGCCCTTCCCTACTAGTCTGCCGTTGTTGGCTGCCAGCGTGGCTAGTTGTAAAACGGTCGTGGCCGACCCCATCAGATACCTCCAGTGTCTGACGCAGGATATGCTGCAAACT ATGGTGGAGCTGCCACAGCCCAGCACGTCACAAAGCCAGTTAATAGTCCTGAGGGACCTGGCAGTTGCTCTGTCCGCCTGCATTTATCAATCACTATGTGATTCCGACACCTTCAAAAGCAACCTACAAGACTCACAA gaacTGTGCTCCACTCACCTGGTGGGCAGGAGGCGCAGAATGTCGGTGAGCGAAGGAcaacaaataataactttGCCCCAAAAGTGGCCGGGCGTCACCAGCTTGCGCTCACTATTGGCCAGGGAAAAGGACGAGGACACGCCCCGTTTGACTGTGATGTTGTGCGAGGCGTTCACCGCCACCTACTTGGCGCTGCTGTTGTACGGCCTTGCCACCTGCGACTGCGTCATACTGTTCCACGTTACCGGACACGCCTTCAACCAGGAAGTGTGGGGGAA GTTGTTCGGCGGAGGGATAAAGAAGCTGTTACGCACGGCAAGTTTGAGTGGTGGCAACACTAACGTGCCCCTGAACCCACCCTCCGGCACTCCCACGGAAGAAACCAGCGGTCCCACGCAGTGGCTCAACAAGCAAAGGGTCAAACTAAACACCAAACTTTTAGGACATCAGCCCTCTTTAATGAAGGAAGACAAGCCGACGTACAGGGAGCAATTTGTCCCACCCGAAATGAGCATACTTGCCTTCTTACTGCAAAAA cCTGAAGGTGGAACGTACTGCGACGAAGTTGAGAGCGAGAACGAAGACAGCGAAGATGAGGACGTGTTTGATGTTCccacaacaacaaaaactgtCAACAACGAACACTCAGACCCCAACTCATACTCGTGGTTGGTGTTGAAGCTGGCCACCGTAAAAATGGTCCAAACACGGATACACGACTTTTTGGCC GTGGCAAGTTTAGAATTGTCAGAACTTCCAGTAGCCAGCCCGCTGATCCACATCGCTTTGCGTAAGCTATCCCTGTGGCAGGACAACCTCAGAAGGGAGCTGGACTGCAGACAAGCTCCGCCGGAGTACATCCCCGGATGTTTCGTGGAGAACACCACGACCGGACCGGCCATCCAAAAATACAGGCAACTTCTGGAGCCACACAACACACCGTTCACCAACAAAAGCTCCGCCAGCTCGGCCCGTTTCCTGTGGACCTATCTGGTGCACCAGGAGCCCGTGCAAGACATCTTCATCAGAGCGGTCTTCGGCAAGAGGAGGTCTCTGAGCGTGATAGACGAGGTGATACCGCACCCCGAACCCGCCATCGAACCCGTACGAATCATCCACAAGGAACAAGACTCGATCGCCGCCTTCAGCTTGAACCAGGTGAACAACGGTCAGATCGTGGTGGCGACGCCGCGCGAGCTTCAGGAGATGGAGATCTCCTTGCTGTTGGAGCTGCCCGCTTGGCTCGAGGACGAGTGCGAACTGGACATACTGAATTTGAACAAGGAGGTGCTCGACCCGACCGTGCCGCCGTTCCTCGTCATCCAGAGTACGGGCGATAAAGAGAAGACGACGCAGCCTGGTAGTCCGCAGTCTGGCATTGCGGGACAAAGCGGACGCGGCACCAGCGTG ATGAAGGGGTTAAGCTTCCCAGGCTGTCATGATGCCAATTTTGTCCACCTCGTTCTGCTTCGGTCGGCGCACATGCTTCGACCG